In the genome of Streptomyces sp. Q6, the window CCGCTCTGCGCGAGGCCCACCAGGACCGCGAGCAGGGTGATCGAGGCGTAGATGCGTTCCTTGAGCCGCTCGCGCAACAGGTCGGCGTGTTCCTGGACCACGGCCTGCGGTGACATGCCCTCCGTCATGGCCGCACAGTAGAGCGGACCGGCCGCTCGGGGCGACAGGCACTCTGGGCCGTTCGGCCGTCGCACCGCATCGTGGACCCATGACGCCTCCCGACCGCACGGACGAGTTCTGCCGCACCTGCGCCGCCGAGTCCCGCTTCGCCGACCTGCCGCCCCGCGAGCGCATCGTCCATGACGCCGACTGGCGCGTCGCGCACGCCTACGGCACCGCGCTGCCCGGCTGGCTGGTGCTGGTGCCGCGCCGTCATGTCACCGCCGTGCACGATCTCACCGATGCCGAGGCGGCCGCGCTCGGCATCTGGCAGGTCGCGCTCTCCCGTGCCCTGCGCGAGGTGACCGGCTGCGCCAAGACGTACGTCGTGCAGTTCGCGGAGGCCGACGGGTTCCGGCACGTCCACTTCCACATCGTGCCGCGCGCCGCCGACCTGCCCGAGGCCCGACGGGGCGTGGGCGTCTTCGCGTTTCTGCGCCGCCCCGAGACGGAGCAGGTGAGCGCCGAGCACGCGGACCTCCTCGCCCACGCCCTGCGCGCCCGACTCTGAACCACCGCTCGCTGCGCGGTGCGCGCGACACCGTACGAGCATGTCCGGAACACGACGCTCCATTGGCATGGACCTGTCCATGATCCCTCGCTAGGCTCCCGATCGGCAGCTGCCGGGAGCGCTCCCAACGTCCTGTTCCACCCCCACGCACGGGAACAACGAAGGGCCGACCATGAGACGTACGAGAACCATGTCGCGCGCCACCACGCTGCGCGCCACGCTGACCGCCCTGGTGCTCGGCGCGGCCTGCGCCACAGCCGGGCCGTCGCCCACCGCCGCGGCCGACACCGCCGCCGAGGCCCCCGCCTCCGAGGGCGTACTCGCCGCGATGCAGCGGGACTTCGGACTCACCCGAGGGCAGGCGGAGGCCCGGCTCGCCGCCGAGGAGAAGGCCACCGTCACGGAGAAGAAGGCGCGCGCCGCCGCCGGGACCGCCTACGCCGGCTCCTGGTACACCCCGAGCCGCGACCGGCTGACGGTCGCCGTGGCCGACCCCGGCAAGGCCGACGCCGTCCGGGTCACCGGCGCGCGGGTCGAGGTGGTCGCCCGCAGCGCGAAGAGCCTCGACGCCGCGAAGCGACGGGTCGACGCCCTCAAGGCACCCCAGGGCGTGACCAGTTGGCGCGTCGACTGGAAGAGCAACCGGGTCGTCGTCGAGGTCCTCGCCGACGAGCTCCGCGACAACGATGTCAAGACGTTTGTCGCCCAGGCCCGCGAGGCCGCCCCGGTCACCGTCGAGACGACGGACCACACACCCGCGACCCGCGCCGCCGGTACGGTCGGCGGCGACCCGTACTACACGGGCAACGTCCGCTGCTCCATAGGCTTCTCGGTCCACGGCGGCTTCGTCACGGCCG includes:
- a CDS encoding HIT family protein — encoded protein: MTPPDRTDEFCRTCAAESRFADLPPRERIVHDADWRVAHAYGTALPGWLVLVPRRHVTAVHDLTDAEAAALGIWQVALSRALREVTGCAKTYVVQFAEADGFRHVHFHIVPRAADLPEARRGVGVFAFLRRPETEQVSAEHADLLAHALRARL
- a CDS encoding S1 family peptidase → MSRATTLRATLTALVLGAACATAGPSPTAAADTAAEAPASEGVLAAMQRDFGLTRGQAEARLAAEEKATVTEKKARAAAGTAYAGSWYTPSRDRLTVAVADPGKADAVRVTGARVEVVARSAKSLDAAKRRVDALKAPQGVTSWRVDWKSNRVVVEVLADELRDNDVKTFVAQAREAAPVTVETTDHTPATRAAGTVGGDPYYTGNVRCSIGFSVHGGFVTAGHCGGAGQGVNGWDGSYIGNFQGSSFPDNDYAWVNVGSGWWTVPVVLGWGTVSDQLVRGSAEAPVGASICRSGSTSHWHCGTVLAKNETVNYSQGAVHQMTKTSVCAEPGDSGGSFISGDQAQGVTSGGWGNCSGGGETWYQPINEILSRYGLTLHTA